From the Musa acuminata AAA Group cultivar baxijiao chromosome BXJ3-1, Cavendish_Baxijiao_AAA, whole genome shotgun sequence genome, the window CCACGAAACTGGATCCCTTCCGATTGCCCAGGCGTTGATCACCACCCTCGTGCCTTTGGGAATGAGGTAGCCCTGCAGTCGGGCGTCTTCCATGGACTCTCGTGGCACCAGCAGAGGAAGAGCAGGGTGCAATCGAAGCGTCTCCTTGATTGCTGCCCTCAAGTACTCCATCCCTTCCACCATCTCCTCTCTCAGTTCCCCTCCCGATCCAACAATCTTTCTGATCTCCTCTTGTGCCCTCTCCATCTTTCTTGGGTGCTTGACGAGCTCCGCCATCGCCCATTCGATTGTCGTGTACGTCGTGTCGATCCCTCCAGTAATCATATCCTACATCGTATCGAACGAGAACGTTGTGGAAAGGAAGAACTATTCTATGCGGCGATTGAGCATAGTAAGAAGATGAAGATTATGTGAAGAAAGAGGGCTACCAAAATGTTGGCCTTGATGCAGTCTCTGCTGAGTGCAATACCGTCGACAGCCTCCGAGGCGAGCAAGATGTCCGAGAAATCCATAGTGCTGCTGTCGTCGCGAGCATGGTTGGTGTGCGTCTTACGCTCGTGCTCCTCTAAGATCGTCTCGATGAAGGCGTCGAATTTGATTGCCGTCTTCCTCACCCTGGCGTCCAACCCGTTCAACCGGTCGATCCAACCCAATAATGGCACGAAATCCCGCAGCGGGAACGACCCCAGTACCGTGGTTAACTCCGAGAACAAGGCACGGACTCCGCTTCCGCCACCCTCCTCCTCGACGTGCTTCCTCCCGAACGCAACTCTGCAGATTATGTCACTGGTGAGGGAGACGATCATCTCGCTAATGTTCACCCGGCTGGAGGCGGCACGAATTCTTCCCACGAGAAGGGCCACCTCCTCTTCTCGAATCGGGCGAAATGAGTGTACCCGCCTGAGGCTGAGAAGGTGGAGGACGCATACGCGTCTCACCTGCCGCCATAACTCGCCGTACTTGCAGAAGCCGACGTCCTGGGAACCGTAGAAGAGCCTGTCGCTCAAGCTCGAGTCGGGGCGGCTGGCGAAGGCCAGGTCGTGGGTCTTCATCACCTCCTGCGCGGCCGCAGCGGAGGAGACCACGACGGTAGGGACTCGGCCGAACCAGAGGAGCATCACAGGACCATGTTTCTGAGACAGCGACCTCAGGGAGCGGTGCGGGAGGGAGCCGAGTTGGTGGAGGTTGCCGATGAGAGGAAGCCGCCATGGGGAGGGGACATGGCTGGGCTTCTTGGGTCGTGCCCGGAACAAGAGAAAGATGGAGGAGAGGGCGACGAGGGCgaggagggagagagggagggCGTCGAGGTGTGAGACGAGGAAGTGGTGGAACGACATCCTTCAGCTGGCGAGCATGGATCGCGGAGTGCCGCTTGGTGCAGTCGGTTGTCTGCGGTGCTTGTGGTGGTGAGATGGTAACGTAATTGTGTTGTGCCGCTTCTGGCAGCTCGACGCATCGAGTGGACCGCAGGAGCGCGGCGGTGTTCAACACTGACTTTGACATCACACCACAAGACGTCCGATCCCATCTTACATGTTTTCCACGGATGTGCACTTCTATCTTAGCTCTAAATGGTTCCAACAATTAATACAttatataaacataaaaatatgCCTGATCATATTTGTAAGACTCTATTAGGATGATATCCATAATTCTTTGTCCGTATGCCTATTTCGGATTCCTCGTGTCGAAGACTTCATTTGGTGTGCACTCATCTCTTTCCTACGGTTGAAGAGCTCCCTCGTCTGAATTTTTGTACATGCCTTTGGACTGTTTGTTTGTTCTCTGCATTGTATTTTTCGGATCCGTATGACCAAAAGGATGCATTATGAAATCTTCCTCTTCCCCGGACAGAAGAAGCGGCTGACTTTTTCCAACTTGCATTTACCAACAGAGAATGAGTGCTGTACTTTAGAATGTCTTGAGCTCAGCTTTTGACAGAATCTTGGCACCTGCAGTTTGTGTTTGCCTGTGACAAGATATGTGCTTGCATGAGGTGTTCGTCTTGGTTTCGAGGGGGGTTTTGCTCTTGAGGATAGTCTCAGACCATGCTCCATTGACAGAGACCAACAGTGGCCAGACATGACACTGTAGATCCATGTAGATGTTTGTTTGAGCATCAATAATGATCACTGTGACATTACGCATCTTGGTCTTTTTGCCTTCTGTATAGCGGCCAATCTGCCCTTACGTTTGCTGGGTGTTCTCTACTTGAAAAAGAAGGAACAAGGAaaggaaaaagtgagcaagtaccTGCAGAAGAGCAGTCCTGCCACCGGCAGTGTGTAGGACATTTCATTCAGCTGGAGCGTATATAATCACAGTTCAAAGCCCATGATGTGTCAGGATTCATCatctgagaagaagaagaagaagatgacctCCATCCTTGAAGCAGTACACATCCTTAATGTTTCTTATTGCACTACTTGTTCATTTACCGATATTGATCTACTGCGACTAAGTCTGCTTTGTGCGGCTTAACAATGTTGATGCACATGATTCAGATTTCTTCGTTCGGATAGCTGGAACACTTGATCATCCTCTTCTGTTTTCTTCTTGATTTGACACAGCAAACACGACGTAGAAAGGAAGGGAAAGGAAATGAATACGAGTGACATATCGGAACACTATCAAGCCACGCTTTTTAGCTTGTCGCAGTTAGATATGACAGTGTGAAAGAAGTTGCTGCTATCTGTGTCCTTCCAAATCCTTTCATGGTGGTTTTAAGGTATTATGTGTCATTTAATCATGGAGACAGAATAAAAAGCAGTCCTCGAAGCTACGATTAAACATCATGAGATTAGATCTGTAGCTTTTCTAGTGGGTTTCTGATCTCATGACTGCTCCCGGAATCCTCTTGCATGCTCTCTTCCTCTACGATTGGAATTGCACTGGTCGTGAAGACACAATCTCATGCAGCATTAAGCACTATGAGGAGGGAATTGAGAGCACTGAGTCGAGGCCTAAAAAGAAGGGTGTCACTGCATGCGCTCAATCCGAGTCCATGATGGCCACGATACGGTGTACATGTAGGGAACAAAGAAGGTCGGGGGTGATCAACAGCATCAGTGCTCGCCATTACCCACGTAAGGCCGTGGTGTTACTGACATCATcatcaacctctctctctctctctctctctgtgtgtgtttctctatctactcctcgctgctcttcctcctcttctttgtgcttgtggtggtggtggtcgcaTCATTGGGATCTTTGAATGGGGTGTGGCAAAAAGGATGGAAAGGCTCGGCCATGGGGGACCAACTCGAGCGCATGTGCCCGCCCACCCAAGCCACTGCGAGTCCGTATTGATGCGGTAGCAACTCACAGTCCCACATATTTTACAGATAAAACAACTCCACAAACCCAATCCAAATCCTCCGTTGTGCGAGGGTGAAAAGGAAAGGCGAGGGATTTCTTAGAAAGCAGTCTCGAGTGGTCAGTAGGATCTCGGTGGAGAGACAAGGGCGCAGGTGCAGAAGCAAAGATGGCTGCGATCATGTTACTCAAGCCTGTGCAGGTGAAGAAGGGGAGATACTTGCAAAGACGGGGAGACGCTAAGAGAGAGAACGtagaaagagagaagagaggagTGTATTCCAAGACACAATGATTACTTCGTTTTGGGGGAGGCAGGAGGAGAGGCGTGGAATTGGAAAGCGGAGGATGGGACGGGAGCAGAACGTGGGGCTTGACCGAGGTGGGTCTCTCCATCTAATCTTTTTCCCATGTTTTCTTTCCTTTCACCTTTTGCTCGGTTCATCAGGCCTGGTCGGTTCCACTTCTATTCTCTCCCTCtcgtttcttcttcctcctctacctcctttcctctcttctctctcctctcctctcctctcctctcctcagaGCCGTAGCAGCAGCGTAATAATACGTCTAGGGGGCGGTGGAAGCCCTCGGAACATGGGGAACCGCAGAGAGAATCGCGTAAGAGCAAAGTAAGACACCTCCCCCGAGCTGGACTTTGCCGTACTCCCACATAGCCAAAAGCAAGTTTCATTTCTCCCGAAAGGATTATA encodes:
- the LOC103991835 gene encoding cytochrome P450 71A1 gives rise to the protein MSFHHFLVSHLDALPLSLLALVALSSIFLLFRARPKKPSHVPSPWRLPLIGNLHQLGSLPHRSLRSLSQKHGPVMLLWFGRVPTVVVSSAAAAQEVMKTHDLAFASRPDSSLSDRLFYGSQDVGFCKYGELWRQVRRVCVLHLLSLRRVHSFRPIREEEVALLVGRIRAASSRVNISEMIVSLTSDIICRVAFGRKHVEEEGGGSGVRALFSELTTVLGSFPLRDFVPLLGWIDRLNGLDARVRKTAIKFDAFIETILEEHERKTHTNHARDDSSTMDFSDILLASEAVDGIALSRDCIKANILDMITGGIDTTYTTIEWAMAELVKHPRKMERAQEEIRKIVGSGGELREEMVEGMEYLRAAIKETLRLHPALPLLVPRESMEDARLQGYLIPKGTRVVINAWAIGRDPVSWEKPEEFWPERFVGNSIDFKGQDFQLIPFGAGRRGCPGVAFAMVTTELALANLLYHFDWQLPDGMAGEEMDMSEASGIAVHKKSSLILVAKPPNL